DNA from Lentibacillus amyloliquefaciens:
TCCGCATTGCGACAACTATTACGATTACATGGGAGAAGTCTGTCTTGAAGAGGGAAAACTAGAAATAAAAATAGCTTTTACGAAAGAAGCAAGAAGCTATATGGAAAGGGTGATTTGCCATCTCGAAGGCACCGGGCAAGAGAAACAAAAAGAAGAAAAAAGGAACCGACCATCTGCGTCCAAAGAAGACGTTTGTCAATTATCATTGTTTAACGTGTCATGAGGAGGAAGAAATTCCTTATGACGTTGTAAGGGATTTTGATTTGATGGATGGAGGAGATCAAACGACACCACCAAGATTTAGCTGTGAACATTGTGGTGGAGAAATGTATCCAGAGTATTATAAAGGAATACATGGACAAGAGTATAAATTATCGGATTTCCTCTAATTACGATAGAAAGAAAAGGACCGGGCCGCTTTTTGCCCGGTTTTTCTTATTGTTTAGGAAATTATAAAATTTGATATCTGTGGATAACTTTTATGGTAAAATACAAGCAACAAATAGAGGAGAAGAAAAAGATGAAAAAAGGGACAGGTGTTATTAAACAAATTTTAAAAGAACATTTCGCCGGGTTTTGGGAGCTGCACTCTGGTCATTTCCCTAAAGCCTATCGCAGTCATATTAAAGAAACTGTTGAGAAAACCATTCGTTGTGGTACACGCGATTTAGGTTTTGCTCGATATGAATGTTTAGGCTGTGAAGGAAATCCGTCTCCGAAATTTGTTTATTTCACCTGTAAAAGCAGGCTCTGTCATCGTTGCGGAAAGAAGTATACAGATGATTGGTCGGATAAGCAGCAGGAAATGGTTTTTGATGTAACGCATCGCCATATGGTGTTTACCATTCCAAAAGAGTTAAGAAACGTCTTTTACCATGATCGAAAAAAACTTAATGAGTTAAGTAAGCAAGTTGCCGAGGTCTTCCAATTTCATAACTACCAAAAAAGTAAAAAGCGAGACTTTCGTTCAGGTATTATCACCGTCATTCATACATTTGGTCGAGATCTAAAGTTCAATCCACATATTCACGCATTAGTGACTGAAGGGGCGTTGGATAATCAAAATGAATGGGTCAACAACGGGTATATTCCGTATGAGTATTTAAGAAAATCATGGCAGAAAGTTGTATTAGACTTACTAAAAAAGTGGTTTCCTTCAAATCAATCGGTTACAGATCTTATCAACGATTTGTATAAAAGATATCCAAACGGATTTTATGTGAACGCCGAGAAGAAGATAACGAATGCCAAGGGAGTTGCCCGGTACATTGGCAGATATTTAGCTCGCCCCGCTATTGCAGAATATCGCGTAGATGGTTATGACGGAGAAAACGTTCATTACTGGTATGAAGATCACAGAACGGGAAAACGAATTGATAAACGAATTTCCGTCTATCGGTTCATCTTTGAAATCTTACAACACATACCACCTAAACACTTTCGGATGGTAGGTCGCTTTGGGTTGTACAGTAGAAGATCGCATCGTAAAGCCCGGCAGATTTTAAGTCTTCATTCGTTCATGCGAAGCAAACAAATTACATGGCTTCTAGAAAAGAAGCGTCAAAAGAAAACATATCGTCAACGGATGATGGAAGCATTTGAAAAGGACCCATTTAAATGTCCCTGCTGTCATAGAGAGATGGAACTTGTAGGTATATGGCATGCTGGCTATGGGTGGATCTATCATTACATGGAAGAAAGTGAAAGGGACAGAAGGAGGAAATACGGTATTGGCAAACCAAAGAAAGCAGGATGAAGCCTCATTCGAAATAGATAAGTGGTTGGATGAGGAAGACCCATTTGGGTTGGACGAAGACATAGAGATTGTCTTATTCAAATGCTTAGACTGTAACGGAACCGATGAAGTTCCAGAATATATCATCGGTGAATTTAGTGTGGATAAAAATAATGAAGAAGATGTGGAGCTTCATTGCCCGCATTGCAATGGCACTATGGTTAGAGCGAGAAACATCCCAAGTGATTAAACCTTCACTTGGGACGTGAGTTAGTCGCGTCAGCGATTTTGTTCTGTCTGGAAAGGATGAAAAATTCATGGAAAAAGATAAAAGGGAAATGTATGTTGGAAATTCTGACGTATATCTTATTAAGGGATTGGAGTTAGATGTTGAGTTTGATTATATTTCGCAAACAGAACACGCAACAACAATCCTTGAACTAGAGGATTACATTCAGGAACAAGGCATACATCCAGTTAAAAGTGAGGACGGTTATATCGAGACGGAAGAAGATACCATTGTTTATGTTCCCAAAACAGGAGAGATTGATTATGCTGCTGGTTTTGAGGGGCAAAATCTCTTAGAGAAAGATTATCGAACGGAGCAATTATTAGATGACTTTTATGATGATTGCCTCTCTTTTTGGAAACGGGAAAACGATAAAAAATTTAACTTTGCACTCGCTAAAAGCCCAGAAGAACTTGCTTTACAGGATATTTCTTCTCTGGAACATAATCCAACCATTCCAAATGGTGACTTGTTGGATAAGGAGACGAAACAAAAATGGTTACAAGAAAAGCGAAATGAGCTATTGAATAAAAATACGAAACAACATAAGCATGATATGGACATGTGATGTCGGGCTTCTCTTTTTAAAGGGAGGCCTTTTCTATTTCACGAAAGGATGAATTTGCATGAAGCGTAAAACGATTGAACAAAAACGGGAAGAAGTGAAACAATTAACTGAAACGATGGATACTTCTATTGATTCCTATTTTCAAAGTGAAGAAAAAATGGCGGAGTACCTGAAATTTATGACGCAATTTCATAATTATTCGCTACGTAATACCGCTTTAATTCAAGGTCAATTTAAGGGAGCACAAGCAGTTGGAAGCTATAACTTCTGGAAAGAGAAAGGTTTCCAGGTGCAAAAAGGTGAAAAAGCCCTAAAAATTTTGGTGCCAAATAAAACGGCTCCAAAGTTCAAAACGGTTGAAGGCAAGTGGAAAAACATGAAATATGCAACAGAACAAGAAAGAGAACAGATTGAAAAAGGAAAGCTGGAAGAGCGAAAGAGTAAGCATTATTTTTCCGTTGGGAATGTATTCGATGTGAGTCAAACGAATGCCAAAGCGAGTGATTTGCCGAAGATTTTTCCAAACAAATGGATGGAAGGAGACGTGAAGCATTACGATGTGATGCTGGAATCCATGTATAAAATCGGGAAACAATTGAATGTTTCGATTGGGGAACCATTCGAAGAATTAGGTGCTGCAAAGGGTGTCTTTTATCATTCTAGTACTGACAATAATAATGGTCATATTGGATTGAATCCACGTAACGGGGAGTTGCAGAATGTGAAAACATTACTGCATGAATTGGCACATGCTAGATTGCATAATCCCAAAAATGTAAATTATAAAACTATGCCAGCTGAAGAAAAGGAATACCAAGCGGAAATGACCGCCTATGCGGTTGCCTCTTATTTTAATATTGATACAAGCGATTATTCGCTGCCATATCTTGCAAACTGGACACAAAATAAAGAAATGGAAGATAAAAGCAAGCTTTTGGAAGGTGTTCGTGAAACTTCGATTGAATTTATTGGTATGATAGAACCAGATTTGATAAAGGAGCATAATAAGGATTTAGAACAACAACAAACGAATTATGAAGATGGTTTGTATTGGTATGAAATGCTGCACTGTCCTGTTTCAGTAGGATGTCAGCCTAAAGGCTTTGTTGATTTTATTGAAGAAAAAGGGAACCATGGAATTGTTGCATATGAGAGGGAGTTATCGAAAAGAGAAATAAGTGAATTTGAAATGTTGGAATGGAATATAACTCGAGATAAGGAAAAGCAACAGGCAAATAAAAGTCTAAAACAAGAAATGGAGGTGGAAGTTTAGGAGATAATTACCTTTGGCTTTCCTAAGTTGTAAAAGATAGCTAGAAATAGGGAGTGCAAATTGCATTATTAAATGTCTTCATTTATACGATTTCAATCAAAGCTTCTCGTACAATAAGACGGGCGAACTGTATAATACCTACTAAGGACTGTCTGTTGTTTGGTTACTTTTAACGCAATGTTGCACTCATTTTAGATGCTCTTTTATACGTAAGCGTCAAATAATTTCCATTTGGATGTAAGGATTATTTTACGATTACGTTGAAAAACAAGGCCTTTATGTATATGAGGAGGTCAAGTCATATATGCTTAATGGGAACAATTTTAACCATCATTTCGGTGGGTTTGTATAAGAAATAAAGACATAGAACCAGCTAAATTAACTGCTAGTTCTGCGTGACGAGAAGAAGGTTTATAGTATCGTACTTTCCCTTTTCCGTGAGCATCACCATGTATATTTCTTAAATTACCTAAACCATTAACAATAGATGAGCATCCACCTAAGATTTGTTTAAAGAGTTGTAGATTATGTTGTTCAGGCGATAAATATAGTTCATTAGCTACCAACTTATATATATCATGTAAATTAGCGTTTTTGCTGTAATTTATATTTTTTTCATCTAATATATTCTTTAGAACACCTTCCACTAATGTTCTGGATATAGTTATAGCACCTTCAGGATCATTTTCTTTTCTCTCTATAGCCGTGTTCCAATAGTTAAGAACATGTTCAGAATTAAATATTCGCAAGTTCTCATCAATTGACCCAATTAATGGTGAATCTTCTTGATTTTCAAGGTGTTCTAGCAGCTTATTAAAATCATTCCATATAAATTCTCTTCTTTCAGCATACGATGGGAACTTATTCTTTATAAATTGCCAAAACTGAGAGAGATCTCTTTTATCTATTACATAGCGAGGTAACAACTGTTTAGTTTTAGCATTTTTCATGAAGTACCTTCTAAGTTCTGCATAATGGTCGTCATGTGTTGGCCCGTCGTTAGTGCTCATATTAATTAATAACTTTTGCAGGTATTCTGCCTTTTCGAAGTCATTTATAAAGTCTTCTAAATTAGGTTTTTTATTTTCCTTTAGTAGATTATCAAGAATATTATTCAAATGAACCACCCTTTTAAATTAAACGATATTTAGGTATCATCAATTACCAATTATTATAAAGGTATAATGGTAGTAATTGAACTACTATTTTAATCAAAACCTAATCCGATTCTAAAATAGTTACAATCTTAGCCTATAGTATAATTGTATCAAACTATTATAATATACTGAATTTATTTCAAGGCTGCATTTAATGTTCAATTAGAGTATACATTGATTATACAATGTAAATGCATATACATTCACAAATTTTGATCCATCGGACAGCCTCCTAGACCATCTAAACCATTTTTTGTTTTCATAAGTTTAAACAAAATATTCACCGAAAAATGTAAACACAGGAAAAAGCCAAAGTACTTTGTAATGCCTGCATTGCGCAAGTGTTTTAGCATGTTTAGCTCTTTAAATGTCATGTTTATTTCATCTGGTAGTTGCTTATTTTTGTCGTTATTCGCTATCATAGTAGGAGACACCTCTTCTGTTTTGGTAGTGGTTCTCTACAAATCAGCTATACCAAACGTTGCCGAAGTTGCTCTTTTGATTGAAAGACATTTGCTTTATTTCAGGAGATATACTGATTCATACCGGCGTTGGCCATTTGCTTTAACTGAACATTAGTGGATTCTTCTTTTCCCCCTTATCTTCCATCTATTTAGGATTATTGACAGTCCCAACAAATCTTAATTTGGTGTATAACTCTGCTATCTGTTTGTAGTTGTCTAATATCGACACGAGGTCTCAAGAACAATTCCTTTTAATTTCCTGAAAATCCCGCTGCATGTGACTTAGAACATTGCCGCATATCTAGATAAACATTCCCGTATAAAATGACAGCAAATAATATTGTCATTGGTTGACAAGAATTAGACTTATAGGTTAAATACTAGTATAGTTGGATAAAATAAGTTTATAGTAATCAAGCTAATTTCTATAATAGCTAATAATAATCTAATATGTGAAAAACATTCAGATTTGTATAAACTATAGAAAAGAGGGAATAAAGTTTGAGTGTAAAACAAATAATAAGAAGAAATGATAATGGAGAACACATTCCCATGTATATACGTATAGCTATGGATTTAAGAGAAATGATATTAAAAGGAGAGTATAAACAGGAGGAAAAAATTGCAACTGAAGATGAAATTGCATTAGAATACGGAGTATCTCGAATGACTGCACGAGGAGCTATTACAGAATTAGTGAGAGAAGGGCTTGTTTACCGAGTACATGGAAAAGGAACGTTCGTATCTAGGGATAAGATTGAAAGAAACTTAAATAGAGTGACTGGGTTTCATGAAGATATGATTTCAATGGGATTGAAGCCGTCGTCAAAAGTAATCAAGTTTAAAAAAAGATTGCCAACTGATTATGAATGTTATGAACTGAAATTACAAAAAAGTACTACAGTGTTTGAAATAAATCGAATTAGATATATAGATGATAAGCCTTATGGTTATCAGGAATTAATATTACCGGAATACCTCTTGAAAGATTTAAGTAAGGAAGATTTAGAAAAAAAATCTCTTTATGCTTATTTAGAATCAATTAATTATCCTATTTCTTATGCCAATCAACGTATGGAAGTTTCAACAGATACTAACATTAATAAAATCATAGATATCCCTACACATATTCCTTTCTTTTATATTAATAGAATTTCATATTTGGAAAATGATGTCCCTGTAGAGTTATTTAACTCATATTTTAGAGGAGATAAGTTTTCTTATAGTTTAAGACTCTCGAATCACAATGAATAATGACATAATTAGAAGGGTGCCATTCTTGGATTGAGTGGGTATGACTTGAAGAGATCTACTTTTTCTTATGACTGGCACTTAACTTCATATTCATACTGGAAAAGTAAAAGTATCATATTAGGTCTCGCAAACTCTTTATAAATATAATCAAAATCCAATGGTTGTCATCCGGGGACCTATAAACTTTTCACCTGGAAGAGGAATTCTTCAATTAAAAATCGTCATACCCTCTCTTCTAACTTTCAAACCGATAATCTCTAATAAGAGTTACCTGTACTTACGACAATACCTCTAAGGCCAATATCTTCCGACAATGAATCATATAAAACATAACTCCTGCTTAACAAAGTCACACCCTTCATGTTCATTAATTATACAGAAGGTAAACCGGTAAACGATGTCTCATTTACTGGTAATGACTACGGCAGGGGTGGTGTATTAAAGTGGCTGTAATCAAACTGTCCGCAATACTCAAACAATCAAATGAAAAATCGTTTAATAGTTTGTGAATGAAGGACACTGAATCTTGATTAATTAAAATATGAGTAACATAACAACTTCTACAATGAAGGTTATGATGTACTTTTGAGAGAACTCATCAGATCTATGAAAAACTTCGAATCGGTCTACTATTAACTAACTATAAGGAGTCTATTTGAAGAATCTATCAACAGTAGGGTTTTATTATGTTCAAATAAATTGGTCAATTAATAATAAAATATTTGACTTCTAAAATTGACCCTAAGTTATGAAGGGAAAAATAATTTTGACATTTTATAAGTGAGGTGGTACTATAAAAAAGACTAGTCGTATATACGTATATCCGCACTTGATGTAAACGTTTACTACATTAAAAAAGAAAGGGTTGTTAGAAATATGAGAAACAAATTCATGCTTATTGTATTTTCGTTGCTAGTATCCGTATTATTGCTAGCTGGATGTGGGAATGAATCGAAAGATAGCGGAGCAAGTTCTGAAGAGGAAGCGGTAGACTTCTCTAAAAAGCCAATAAAGTTAATTGTGCCTTGGTCTGCAGGTGGTATAACGGATGTAACAGCACGATTACTTGCTGAAGAGGCAGTCAATCATTTACCTGAAGGTGCTGAAGTAGTAGTAGAGAATCGACCAGGAGGAACTGGGACAATAGGTGCAGCTGAGGTAGCTAATGCTGAAGCAGATGGTTTCACTTTACTTATATCACCCTTAGTTCCTGTAACAGAAAGTCCTAGCATTAGACAAACACCATATGAATACGACGATTTTGATCCAGTGTTACAAGTTCTTTCAACACCAACTGCATTTGCAGTAGGCACATCAAATGATATTGCCACATATGAGGATTTTGTGCAGTACGCCAAAGATAATCCAGGAGAATTTAAATATGCTACTGGAGGAGTGGGCACGTTAGACCATATTGTGATGGAAGCTATAGCATTAAAAGAAAACATTGATATTAAACACGTACCTTATGAAGGTGCAGCACCAATTATCAACGATATACTTGGAGGACATATTGACGGGGGGCATTTACAAATTCCGGGATTACTTCCGTATGTTGAAGAAGGTGACGTGAGAATCGCGTGGAATAGTGGTAGTGAAGGTTTTGCTTATATGCCAAAAGACACTCCTACACTTGAAGGTAAATTAGACTTACCAGAGATGGATGCTAAAACGTCAATTGTTGGACCAAAAGGTATTCCAGAAGAAACATTAAATATTATTGTTGATGCTTTCAAAAAGACGATGGATTCAGAGAAATTCAAAGAAAAAATGGAGAATGCTAACCTGGAACCAGCCTTTGCAGGGCCAGAAGAATTAGGGGAAACAATAGAAACTAGATATCAAACAAGTAAAAAAATTATCGAAGAATCAGGTATAGCTGAATGATTTTAATAGAAAGAATATAATATAAATACCTCATTCAGAGCTCGAATCTGTACAGTAACAATGAGAAGTATAAAACTTCTTATGATGGGTACTGTACAGAGCCTTTTTTTACTTTCTGTTTAAAAACTTGGAGTGATAATAATGACGGAACGTAAGCGAGAAAGGTACACAGGATTTTTTCTTTTAATAGTTAGTATCCTTTTATTAATATTAATTCCTTTTGGTATAAAAGAAAGTGCGGTGTCTTCAGGTGTAGGTTCTGCATTCTTTCCTAAAGTGTTAGCTGTTTCCATGATAATCCTTAGTATATCTATTATTGCAAAGACATTTTTCAATAAAGGTACCGAAGAAGAGCATGATGAGTTAGTAGAAGAGGAAGCAGCTAAGGAGCAGGTCAAACCAAATTATTGGAATGTGCTCATTGTACTTCTCATTATGCTCATTTATATCTTTGTGTTAATTGAGTATTTAAATTTTGTTGTTTCAACTATTATAGCTATGGTCGCGGTTATGGCAGTTTTATCGGTAAGAAAGTGGTACTCTTATATTATTGTCATTGCGTTTATCGTATTAACAGATTATGTGTTTAGAGAATTGTTATCTATTCAACTTCCATGATCAGGAGGTGATCAATGGTATGGAAGTAATAATTGGTAGTTTATATGATGTGTTTTCACTTAACAATATTATATTTATGATTCTTGGGGTAACGTTAGGGATTATTTTTGGAGCACTACCTGGTTTGACAGCAACAATGGGGGTTGCTGTTTTATTGCCAATTACTTTTGGTATGGAACCAACCACAGGTATTTTATTCTTGCTAAGTGTTTATTGTGGTGGGATTTATGGCGCTTCTATTCCTGCTATATTAATAAAAACTCCTGGTTCACCTGCATCTGCGGCGACCATTGTTGACGGTGCGGAGTTGGTCAAAAAAGGAAAGGCTGGAGAGGCATTACGAGCAACAGTATTTGCATCAGCAATCGCTGGATTTATAAGTGCTTTAATCCTAATGTTTGTTGCTCCACAATTAGCAAAGTTTGCTTTAAAGTTTGGACCTACTGAATATTTTGCAATAGCATTATTTGGTTTAACAATGATAGCAAAAG
Protein-coding regions in this window:
- a CDS encoding Bug family tripartite tricarboxylate transporter substrate binding protein produces the protein MLIVFSLLVSVLLLAGCGNESKDSGASSEEEAVDFSKKPIKLIVPWSAGGITDVTARLLAEEAVNHLPEGAEVVVENRPGGTGTIGAAEVANAEADGFTLLISPLVPVTESPSIRQTPYEYDDFDPVLQVLSTPTAFAVGTSNDIATYEDFVQYAKDNPGEFKYATGGVGTLDHIVMEAIALKENIDIKHVPYEGAAPIINDILGGHIDGGHLQIPGLLPYVEEGDVRIAWNSGSEGFAYMPKDTPTLEGKLDLPEMDAKTSIVGPKGIPEETLNIIVDAFKKTMDSEKFKEKMENANLEPAFAGPEELGETIETRYQTSKKIIEESGIAE
- a CDS encoding tripartite tricarboxylate transporter TctB family protein, producing MTERKRERYTGFFLLIVSILLLILIPFGIKESAVSSGVGSAFFPKVLAVSMIILSISIIAKTFFNKGTEEEHDELVEEEAAKEQVKPNYWNVLIVLLIMLIYIFVLIEYLNFVVSTIIAMVAVMAVLSVRKWYSYIIVIAFIVLTDYVFRELLSIQLP
- a CDS encoding abortive infection family protein; its protein translation is MNNILDNLLKENKKPNLEDFINDFEKAEYLQKLLINMSTNDGPTHDDHYAELRRYFMKNAKTKQLLPRYVIDKRDLSQFWQFIKNKFPSYAERREFIWNDFNKLLEHLENQEDSPLIGSIDENLRIFNSEHVLNYWNTAIERKENDPEGAITISRTLVEGVLKNILDEKNINYSKNANLHDIYKLVANELYLSPEQHNLQLFKQILGGCSSIVNGLGNLRNIHGDAHGKGKVRYYKPSSRHAELAVNLAGSMSLFLIQTHRNDG
- a CDS encoding IS91 family transposase → MKKGTGVIKQILKEHFAGFWELHSGHFPKAYRSHIKETVEKTIRCGTRDLGFARYECLGCEGNPSPKFVYFTCKSRLCHRCGKKYTDDWSDKQQEMVFDVTHRHMVFTIPKELRNVFYHDRKKLNELSKQVAEVFQFHNYQKSKKRDFRSGIITVIHTFGRDLKFNPHIHALVTEGALDNQNEWVNNGYIPYEYLRKSWQKVVLDLLKKWFPSNQSVTDLINDLYKRYPNGFYVNAEKKITNAKGVARYIGRYLARPAIAEYRVDGYDGENVHYWYEDHRTGKRIDKRISVYRFIFEILQHIPPKHFRMVGRFGLYSRRSHRKARQILSLHSFMRSKQITWLLEKKRQKKTYRQRMMEAFEKDPFKCPCCHREMELVGIWHAGYGWIYHYMEESERDRRRKYGIGKPKKAG
- a CDS encoding ArdC-like ssDNA-binding domain-containing protein, whose translation is MKQLTETMDTSIDSYFQSEEKMAEYLKFMTQFHNYSLRNTALIQGQFKGAQAVGSYNFWKEKGFQVQKGEKALKILVPNKTAPKFKTVEGKWKNMKYATEQEREQIEKGKLEERKSKHYFSVGNVFDVSQTNAKASDLPKIFPNKWMEGDVKHYDVMLESMYKIGKQLNVSIGEPFEELGAAKGVFYHSSTDNNNGHIGLNPRNGELQNVKTLLHELAHARLHNPKNVNYKTMPAEEKEYQAEMTAYAVASYFNIDTSDYSLPYLANWTQNKEMEDKSKLLEGVRETSIEFIGMIEPDLIKEHNKDLEQQQTNYEDGLYWYEMLHCPVSVGCQPKGFVDFIEEKGNHGIVAYERELSKREISEFEMLEWNITRDKEKQQANKSLKQEMEVEV
- a CDS encoding GntR family transcriptional regulator, giving the protein MSVKQIIRRNDNGEHIPMYIRIAMDLREMILKGEYKQEEKIATEDEIALEYGVSRMTARGAITELVREGLVYRVHGKGTFVSRDKIERNLNRVTGFHEDMISMGLKPSSKVIKFKKRLPTDYECYELKLQKSTTVFEINRIRYIDDKPYGYQELILPEYLLKDLSKEDLEKKSLYAYLESINYPISYANQRMEVSTDTNINKIIDIPTHIPFFYINRISYLENDVPVELFNSYFRGDKFSYSLRLSNHNE